The Brassica napus cultivar Da-Ae chromosome C1, Da-Ae, whole genome shotgun sequence DNA segment TCTTGCAAGTGCGAAACTGGAGAAGGTTGTTTCCTAAACATAAGGAACACTCATTTGACTGAAACAAAagcttaaaaataaataaaagaacaaaacgTCGGTTCTGTTATGGTTCATACTTTCGGTTTGGGATGATGGTTCTGATTGACTTCATTCGGTTTGGTATTTATGATCCATCATTGATCATCACTGGTTGAAGGATAAGAAACAACACCATATAGCAGCCACGAGTCTACTGCTCCTTCAGCCTATGTGGCTCAGTTGCTTCTGAGAAGGAATGTTTAGCATTTTAAATCTGCGAGAGAATATGGTGAAggtatctttttaaaatccaaGAATcactgtgacaaaaaaaaaaatgtattgggCCGGGCCTGAATACATATTATAAGAAACAAACATCCAGAGGGTGGGTGTGACTGTGAGAAAATAAATCGAGAATCCTAGAGAATGCGggaaagagaaaaacaaaagcGCGGGAAAGGAAGAGAgggaaaaaaaataactaatagtTTCACTTTCAACCCCTCAAATCTCAGAACGTTTGACGTTTACCCCAATTACTTTTACGAAATCAGAATCAATCTCCTAATCAGCTGTCATTATAATCGAGGCGCTtcgttgctcttcttctttcttctttcttcttccgttTCTCGCTTCTCTGGGTTTAATAATCTCTTTAGAAAAAATCGAATCTTGCAGCAAACTGAAATGgtcaaataaaaaagttaagGACTCCATCAGAATCTGTCTTCCTACTTATCGGTAAGATGTGATTTTGCTTCTCAAAGATTCTTCTTTTCTTAGTTTAAAGTGAAAagattcttcttttctttatggGTTTTGTGTATTGTTGCTACTCTCTTATACTCTCAgcttcaaaatctgttttttcaACACTTTGTGATATTCTCTCTTGCGCTTAGATACACAGTACCTTCAGAACTCTTGGGTAAGTAAGGACTAAGAGATGTTCATTCGACTTAACTGATTTGCATGTATGGTTTTCTGTAGAGACAGGTGAGAGAAATAATAGTTCTGAAGGTTCTGTCTGAAGATTCTCTGTTTTAAAGAGACATGGAGTGCAACAAGGATGAAGCCATAAGGGCAATGGACATCGCCAAGAGGAAAGTTACAGAAAATGACTACACCGGGGCGAAAACATTTGCTGTCAAGGCTCAGAATCTGTACCCTGAGCTCGACGGTTTGAAGCAAGTGTTGATGTTGATAGATGTGTATATCTCGGCAGGAAACAAGATTAATGGAGGGGAGCCTGATTGGTATGGAGTTCTTGGTGTGGATCCTTTGGCTGATGATGGAGTTGTGAAGAAGCAGTACAGGAAGCTGGCGCTTTTGCTTCATCCTGATAAAAACAAGTGTGAAGGAGCAGAAGGTGCGTTTAAGTTGATTTTGGAAGCTTGGTCTCTGCTGTCTGATAAGGTTAAGAGGATTGCTTTTGATCAGAAGAGGAGGGTGGTGATGGTGAAAGAAGTTAAACCGAGAAAGAGTCGGAAGCAGAAACAAGAACCAAAGGAGCCGAAGCAAGCTACAAAGAGGCAGAAGCAGCAAGCAAAGGAGCCGAAACAACCGGCAAAAAAGCAGAAGCAACCACCAAAGGAGCCGAAGCAGCCCAAACAACCAGCAAAGCAGCAGAAGCAACCAGCAAAGCAGCAGAAGCAACCAACAAACCAACAGGAGCAACCACcaaagcagcagcagcagcaggagCCCAAACAAGAGGCAAATCAGCAGCAGCAATCACCAATGCAGCCCAAACAAGAAGCAAATGAGCAGAATGAACCACCAAAACAGCCTAAACAACCTGCAAACCAGCAGGAACAACGACCAAAGCAGCCCAAACAAGAGGCAAATGAGGAGCAGCAATCACCAATGCAGCCAAAACAAGAAGCAAATGGGCAGCAGGAACCACTTAAACAGCCCAAACAACCATCGCCGCCTAAACAACCTGCAAACCAGCAGGAACAACGACCAAACCAGCAGAAACAACAACCGAGCCCAcagaaacaacaacaacgacAGCCAAGTTCTAAGGCATCTCGAAACGGTAGAGGTCGAAGCAACAAGCCCACACCAAAAGTCAGTAACTTTTGGACAAAGTGCAACATATGCGAGACGCAACACGAGTATATAAGGGTCTACTATCTTAACAAGAAAGTGATATGTCGAAGCTGCCATGGGTCTTTTAAAGCAACTGAGATAGAGAAAACACAGGAAGCAACAAAAGATGCTTCTTGTGGGAGAGATTCTTTGTCAAGAAAGGCCAGTTCAAACGTGGCAAATCAAGCAGAGGAAAGAGTAGTGGTTGAGGAGTCGGAAGacaaggatgaagaagctgctAGAGAGATTACAAACTCTGATTTCAAAGTAGAAGAGAGGGCTCGTAAGAAGCTGAAGACAAATGTGTCTTGCAGAGGCAAGTAGTGGGTGGATCAAAGGTGTGATGTTTAGGAGTTGAACAATGAAATGACTTTTAGGGATTCCTTAGCGATCCTATCTCTTATggctattatatatatatatatatatatatatatgaatgtttTGCATCTAAACTAGGAAAAGTACACACTGGAAGCTCTTCTTCTAACATCTTTAATGTGAAATGTCcaaacttttttgttttgtttgttaaaaaagtGTGCTTTGTACAAATTGGGACATAACAAGTCATTGTCAAGTTCCAAAATAGTCTAATTTGATTATTCTTCTGatttgttatgaaataacttataatttatagtatcgagaaatttaaataagagtagaatttaatacccgtaggaagcaaataacactagtataagggagggagagagtttattataaggaagaagaagaagatgtaatggttctttgattataaactcttgttcttgtttatggtgtacaaaagagtgagatgagtgatggtatttatagtgaacaacaatacataaaataacaaagatagtgcttaatttggtaaatgagtgggtgatcatagtgtttgatgagtagatgatcatagtgcttgagttggtaaaggagtggatgatcatagtgcttgagtttggtaaagaagtggatgatcatttcaatgcttaatttataacactcccccttgatcatccatcttgtattacgtggtgcctcgttaaaaacctagtcatggaaaacccaatgggaaaaaccgtagtaaaagtaaaaagagtacaactacgtaagctccccctcgaatgagtagtcatagaacctttagaacaatgatagattttcatctctcaaattgtaacattctctttggttgtctatcttttgtatgttctttgttgcctcgttaaaaccttgtcatggaaaaacccaatgggataaaaaaaaaaacatgataaggaaaaagagtacaatcacacttactatcatatttctttccctggaaacaatatcttcaggatatgcattccaatcaactctcttcagagaattaagcttaagagaataaactctattcatttctattatgatatctaggtcctttagacttcttgtccataattctcttttgacttagacaatagtttattggtctatttggatttcaaaccaaatttcttacatataatcgtatagaaattcgtctcgtacatacgaattattcatttgtaactatagaagttactattatgattttctttcttttcatatgaaattacatctttcagtaatgaaaaagattaataattttcttaaataacactcttacgtatggtatttcaggaccaaacatatacgagcgtcttaaataaaatactttaaggatctttatgataacatcttagttttagatctccagtttagaatacataaaacaatatagtattgtcaagagttttcttccaaaatataatttttctataactcttcaggagttttgattatattcaaatcatgattctattgatttataatctcttgataaatacaaatggatacatttgttaaccttataatatttcatatattccataaaatagtttgtttcaattcgatcgaatatgcagagttcccgggaacatgattttgatatcatcaatccttcatggattatactttcagggattaacatttttcaagtggattgttttattcaagttcttcctttattaccagactataaggaacttgaaactagttgcatctaccatatgaaattatgtctcttcacaatcaatttcatattgatccttctttgtgtgcaacggttcatttacatctcacttgttttacaccttttagtgtatggactactggtccaaatacttctctatttcacaagaagtttatatctttgtctattgcatctttctgatttggccaatcatttctttgtgtacacttttcaatagactttctttcatgatcctctttctcatttattatatcaactgctactttgcatgtataatatcatcgacgtcaattttcttatcggttccattttgtttcatacatgacataacttattgagatctcttcatttgtctcaggtacctgaattttcgtcagtcatgtttaatttctcttctggagatcatacaaaactatattgcctcgttttgaccattatcaatatatgctcctttttcatttacgaggatttatctttggaaccaatctgtctaccaccctgcaggcgtgactagcagtttgatattgttcttgtagaacatttattcttattggagcatttacagctggtatatgtgacttgatcactatatttatatgggtcgtgtctggcaactgctttagtaagttttgaaatgaattatcttttggacttctatttcacattgtgtttagcccgaggatcaatgataattcatttcaacttattttcttttccagctgtttattttctcccccttatgttggaagtactaactcacttttagaattcatgtatagccttacttatagttttcggggatggctctggattcttaagtgtcaatagagatttatatccaacatatatttccaacctcatttaaaaacacatcttcatttgaagctctgtggcggagcaacatccaacattcttagatgaaaatgattggtttctgattctataccaatgatggggagaactagtgaaaatttattggcttgatgcgatcaatgttgctcaaaatgtttagcacttatctcagtgaatgtgctatagtcgttaaagactttaagaagtgaattcaccaatattataaaaatgcatagtgggtgatcagtccactaacatcttcgttatttatgccaatatcttattttggctggtgaaaaccatattacccttttatcttatgggtaagcaacatatgtcaaatcattcggaagaatcttctggttcttatatgactatgcatatgacctttaagtatatattcgcattattaatgaaccaaaatggtctaactgattcatgccaaatgtaaacttctagtttactatacatttatcttcattatactaatctttgtgtagtacaatatataagaggctgtagatattttctctaaaatacttatactgctttgagaattatttctgattgaaatgtatatatcatttcgtttgcttattgtctcaacataagtgtctcaaaatcttacggatttactttgagaaaaattcattaatcttagttttagtgtaaacataatcttctggatgtttgacttatcataaaaagtgagattctttaactcttcccctcgagagtataatactacaggtttatcaatctcgaatgtatctcattttcttaatcaacaacatatcctacatgggttatgtatttttcgtagatccttttaacttttgatacttataaaaatacaataccttaagaactttaaattgcattcttaaaaactttaaattaaatttttatgtgcagTAACACTATGTATacttctggagcatcatatatatcctctttttaagcattctataagttttactaccttgtattgtacacacaataaattttctttcatcttcaaatgaattcataatttcttttctttattaccatgtttattttctcaactttaagtgagagtatgagttctataaagaaactctttggaccttgacctcatttatgctcacgtctaaaaccactatttatgagttttttaaatgtcatattctcttcaggagaatgaatcataatcaactagacgtgatttatcaatagatatttttcaatatatatgcatcataaaacaatttcttgaagaaattttacttttaaacttaacatccaacatagttggctttatttaccgacttcaggtcttgtaatctttaaatgcaaaatacaaaatgagctttaggtaatcacttcaggtgataataccttttttatatatattatcttccaaaacttatggatcttttagagtcaagctttaaacttaaaatcctcaatataaatggtaataaaatcaaaatatttcaaatatatataaatatgtattaacaaaggtgtcttattatatcagaaaataaataaaactttcatagtaattattatatagactatattattactctcatgctttttaacaaagtttaacctatcaatcattttaatgaacaaatttatatcactgccaacttcatgtgcattgatttatctaatcaagtttgttaaacttgtatataaagcataaaaatacttatcttataaacagaagtatatcggcgatgaaagtttcagctgttcacgtttctgaattggctgataacttgtacatatctttccgagagaatacacaatcctgaaaactttaaatttttgctcatataa contains these protein-coding regions:
- the LOC106377093 gene encoding neurofilament heavy polypeptide, whose product is MECNKDEAIRAMDIAKRKVTENDYTGAKTFAVKAQNLYPELDGLKQVLMLIDVYISAGNKINGGEPDWYGVLGVDPLADDGVVKKQYRKLALLLHPDKNKCEGAEGAFKLILEAWSLLSDKVKRIAFDQKRRVVMVKEVKPRKSRKQKQEPKEPKQATKRQKQQAKEPKQPAKKQKQPPKEPKQPKQPAKQQKQPAKQQKQPTNQQEQPPKQQQQQEPKQEANQQQQSPMQPKQEANEQNEPPKQPKQPANQQEQRPKQPKQEANEEQQSPMQPKQEANGQQEPLKQPKQPSPPKQPANQQEQRPNQQKQQPSPQKQQQRQPSSKASRNGRGRSNKPTPKVSNFWTKCNICETQHEYIRVYYLNKKVICRSCHGSFKATEIEKTQEATKDASCGRDSLSRKASSNVANQAEERVVVEESEDKDEEAAREITNSDFKVEERARKKLKTNVSCRGK